A single window of Gossypium arboreum isolate Shixiya-1 chromosome 13, ASM2569848v2, whole genome shotgun sequence DNA harbors:
- the LOC108459219 gene encoding uncharacterized protein LOC108459219: MEEYLQVVPSELEIIKQDFKKRNLDLGKKIKQLEEEKMHLRLDADVQKLEAEKLRKGKNKAKEDSNSLKMDYKKLHLSMRTAGLGKTSEQWRQEIQEEKAKADKWERKFQDTQVLKEALEKSLSDSQSERAELKARITELERLLHQHRSRNSAIELKRKVEELKTALQSFELRVELLEANEKHWKEVDAFFYIHLMHLHFIASYALNVTKDPNWLKTISVNLETAKNPPTNHRAKKKVMDQRLERLEQLQKEMQEQLQTQMQEQLAKIQQDMRDQMLESQRNMMNQLTQLLTGGLEKGKNPVINAGDDNEDSLYPSDFTPTYV, translated from the exons ATGGAAGAATACCTGCAAGTGGTCCCATCCGAGCTAGAGATCATAAAGCAGGATTTTAAGAAAAGGAACTTGGATCTAGGAAAGAAGATCAAGCAATTGGAGGAGGAAAAAATGCATTTGAGATTAGATGCTGATGTTCAGAAACTAGAAGCTGAGAAACTGAGGAAAGGAAAGAATAAGGCAAAAGAAGATTCAAATAGCTTGAAAATGGATTATAAGAAGTTGCACTTATCGATGAGGACTGCCGGATTGGGGAAAACATCAGAGCAGTGGCGACAAGAGATCCAAGAGGAGAAGGCTAAGGCCGATAAATGGGAGAGAAAATTCCAAGATACTCAGGTTCTGAAAGAGGCCCTAGAAAAGAGTTTGTCAGACAGCCAAAGTGAAAGAGCTGAATTAAAGGCTAGAATAACAGAACTAGAAAGGCTGCTACATCAACATCGAAGTCGCAACTCTGCAATAGAGCTGAAAAGGAAGGTAGAAGAACTCAAGACCGCATTACAAAGCTTCGAACTCCGGGTTGAACTTCTTGAAGCAAATGAAAAGCATTGGAAAGA AGTCGATGCCTTTTTCTACATTCatctcatgcatttgcatttcatcgcatcatatgcattaaatgtCACAAAGGACCCTAATTGGTTAAAAactatttcagttaatctggaaactGCCAAAAATCCGCCAACTAATCATCGTGCCAAGAAAAAAGTTATGGATCAAAGATTGGAAAGGCTAGAACAGCTCCAAAAAGAAATGCAAGAGCAACTACAAACACAAATGCAAGAACAATTGGCTAAAatccagcaagatatgagggatCAGATGCTAGAATCCCAGAGAAACATGATGAACCAATTAACACAACTGCTGACTGGCGGGCTAGAAAAGGGAAAGAATCCTGTGATCAATGCTGGAGATGATAATGAAGATTCTCTTTACCCCTCAGATTTTACCCCGACATATGTTTAG